A segment of the Primulina eburnea isolate SZY01 unplaced genomic scaffold, ASM2296580v1 ctg822_ERROPOS1000000+, whole genome shotgun sequence genome:
TAGAATCTTGAGAAGAGGAACGCTAAGTTTGAGGCCTCAAGTTGAAGTTCAGGACTGCAGTACAAACTCAAGTAGATGTAAATTACTGAGAGCTGCCACAATTTTAACATACCAAATTCCTgtggtaaatttttttttttaagacaaAAAACTTTAGAACTAGACacatgtaatattttttaaattaaaacataacaaaaaatttagaattagacacatcacacatgtaatatttttttaaattaaaacatAATATAATCTAAACTTCACATCGACCACTAAAGGTAATGTATACTCTTACACATCACACCTTTTGAGAAAATCcttaaaaactatattttttattattatcatagAAGTCATTCCATtaaaatttatacaaaaaaCACTATAAAATTTTTGACAGATTCTTAAAATATGTAGCCGAACCCTGGTGGCCTCATGTCTTTCAGCCAGAACATTTTAGTTATCATACTAATGTGACAGGGTTAAAAATAGATGCAAGATACGTAGGCAATTTTTCATTGGATCGGGTTATGTAAATTATGATAGATCAGAGTACAATAAGATATGtccaaattaaatatttttctttcgaGAAAAGCCGGTGCTGATCTGCAAACACGAAaataaccacgtgaatgggcgaCGGAAGAATGTCCGGtctgaccactccgatgctaaagTCAGCAGGTGAATGAGGAAAAAACCATGTAGCAAAGAGAAATGTTGTATAAATGGTGTATATTCTAGAGAATAAATGATATGGAGATATATATGTGAATGAATGTCTTAATGTTTAAACAAATCtgatatggcaaaaacttgtgtgagacggtctcacgggtcgtatttgtgagacggatctcttatttggatcactcataaaaaagtatcactttttatgctaagagtattactttttattgtgaatatgggtaggattgacccgtctcacatattataatccgtgagacggtctcacatgagacccactcatctGATATTTATAGAAAGAAAGTCAATGATGACTTTATTTTCATTGCTCACTTACTAATTATGGCATGATGATTGCCCATATCCTACTTTTCTGATACGCCAAACTATTTTTTCGCCTTATCAAATACATGCGATTATGACAATAATGATTACCAAGATAAAGAATCTCATACTTATGCACTCGAGTGATGTGCTATCATCGAGGTAACCTAGGTAGAGAACCATCACTCGAGAACTCGTCTAGAAGCCCTGCTTCTGGCAGCCCGAGGGATGATGTCTCGGGCATTCATTTACTCGGCTATTTGTTGGATTGGCCAAAAACTTATCATAAGCTGATCCATAATTCTGGATCGCCTAATACCCATGACTCGGGTCTCTCCGAGGGTAtcacatataaaaaaattcacatTGCTAGTACTTTAGACAATTGTTTGCATGATATACAGGTTTGTTCAGgctattttcaaatcatataatgtCTTTTCTTCAAAAAAGATGGCATTTTGTCACATTTGCATTATCAAAGTATCATTCCTGTAGTCGGGTAGAAgccaataatttaaaaaaaaattattcaaacaCCGATTCTGTAGTGTACAACTCAGTTTGCGTGGTTTTGGATGTGATTTTAGTACCAATTCATACTGGAAtttaagcaaaaaaaaaaatggaatgaGATATTCGCACAAGATTGATGGTGTGATATTCTTTCTTCCTTGTTTTCTCGAGGCACTGGCATCCTCAAAATTCACTAAAATCTTCACTCGACAAACTGTCCACAAAATACAGTAGTAACCAATAGAGGTATCACGCCATGTAGGAAAAGAGGAAGAGAAACTGAAAAACAGAACTCATCAACATAATCATttataaaatgattttttacgTTAAATTTACGGTAAGAAATCCCAAGGACGAAAAAGAGAGTTGCGGCAGAAAAAGGGATCCAAGAGAGTTAGTTGACAGGAAACAGCCTACATGAACTTTTCCTTTACATTTTAATGCCGAGTTACTATATGGTAGTAAACCATTACACTAAAAATATGTCCCTTCAGGAGGCTGGACCAGCTTGCGATTGTGAGGAGCAGCCATCTCTTTTTTCAACTGTGTCAGTATGTCTTCCATTGTGTACTCTCGCTGCCAATTAGCTAGAAGTCCAAATTTCTTGGGTTCCACCTACACCATAAACAAATAAGATGCCCACTACAACATCCTCACTCAACCATAGTTGCATATTCTTGataaaaatcataatatgaAATAGACAAAAGAGATAACCGTGTTCATACCACTCCACTATCATGGTTTACACAAGCCATGTTTATCTGAGAATGGAAACGAACACTGGGAGGCTTCTCTGGATAATCTTTATCACAGAATAGCTTCAATTGGTAAATACGCCCTTCATGTACAGACTGGCATTGGAGAAAAAATTCAAGTAATTTTCGTCGATGTGACAAATGTTCAATGAGGAAAACCGCATGAATATGGAGTACAAATAACATAAACATGGAGGATAAAGCCTACACGTTTCAGACTTTCAGTAGTCACTTCTGTAAGAATTTCATGACCATAGTATTCAGATCAAAGCACTCAATGAGAGGACAAACACTTGATACATTGAAACAGAGGAACGGTGTGCTTCGGTGCGTGTATATGTGCTATTAAAGAATGCGGTGAAATGTAATAATCAAAAGATACTCACATTGTGAGGACCTATAATTGTACCAGTCCAGGATCGCATGTAAATGTCATCTCCATCATCCATTCCATAGCTTACAGTGCCGTCTCCAATTCCCTTCTCTCCGCGTTCAAGTTCCTCCAACAATCTGAAATTTCGAGGGACTGCACAAAACTAGAGATCTTGAGATGCTAAAAGTTTCCAAAGGTAATAAAAAAGCACAGATACTGGCAAGTATAGTCCCATTGATCATTATTCACTAACGCCAAATGATAAGAGAACAGAGCAACAAAAATGTAATCAATTTGCATTTACTCAAAGAAAAAGGAATAATATGATAAAGGAAGTCAACTCGAACTTGATTTCACCACCAAGCCGACAAAATCAATGGATAAATTCAAAATCATGCCACTAAACACCATTTTCAAGATTTTTTCTTGACTTCCTAATGCGAACAGATTTTTAATAAACAAGAACTATCCATAAACTTAAATCCTTTTGAAACTTGTCAAAACAATAAACTCACAACATAAGTACACAAAAGGAAAGACTAATTTTCCTTTTCATTgccaatcaataatctcaatgGTGGACCAGTTCAAGATTTATGTTAAGGCTCAAATTACACCAGGTGCGTGCATGGGTAATTCCTTAAAGAAGAGAATAGTTAGCATTATAAAACACAGCACTCAGATTGAAGTAAAGAGCAAGCGGTACATGAAATAATTCATTCACCCAACacaaaaataatcaaattacagacataaaatttataaatcaaagtcttgcATCAGTTCAAACCAAAGACAACAGTAAACCCATTAAATCAACATCTTCCTTAATTTCTACTCGTTATAGAAAACAACGGATCAATAATGAAACTTGAATTAAAATCCGAACTGCATAATTTTGATATTCAACTTAACAGGAACAACTCGCTGTTAATATCCAACACTTGATTCTTAAACCATAAAATCCAACAACCCGTTAACGGATTTACCTTTAGAATAACGTAAATCGATAAAATTTCAGAAATCACAATATTGAACAAAATACCCAAAACCTTTTCTCAAAGAGAGGAATTAGTATTTACCCACGACGCTGGATCCTCCTGAACAAAAGGTCATGATTAGATATATGTATCGGCTTTCGGAGCAGATATCGATTCGATGGAGAATGGAAATTTTGGTGAAGCCGATGGCCGCAGAATCTGAACGCAAACAGGGAAGGGAAACCCGAAAGGGAAATTAGGAAAATAGGGAGTTATTCGTGTTCTAATTCGATAAGATGGATTCAGTGACAACTTTTCCCCTCCATTCTTCAACTCGCGTCGAAAatgatatcaataataaaattatattaaaataataatataaataatataataataataataataatattttataaaataataataataatattatcaccaataataataagtttttgATTTGATAAAATCTCCGAACCAACCTTCGTCTTGCtccattaaaatttttgaaatgaaGATAAGGATGAGGATGAAAAACTGATCCCGCGGTTTCCGGTTCGAGGATTCTCTCAAAAAAACGAGGATCGAAATGAGTTTGATGATGAGGATGGAATTTAAGGACGAAGATGAGAATGACAAACTCGTTCCGAACCCGTCTCATTGCCATACCTAGATGGATTGATATTCAAAAGACGATCGCTCGCATtaaaacacaaaataaaatgaaaacttcaccttaaaaaaaaattcacttaAATTAACTTTAAAACCGACTCAAATATAAAAAACTTAATAATGAAAAAACTCAACCCAAATTAATCTAAAACTCGATGAAAGACTTCATTCGATTATAAAAACTCTGTCCAAAATGAAAAAGTTAGCACAAATTAATCTAAAACTCGACACAAATATAAAAAATCCCACTTCAAAatgaaaaactcaactgaaaatgaaaaattcaaccaatagttcgtttgattttttattttatatatatgataaaaaaaaattgatcaatTGGCTAGATGGTATGAATTGTTCTTGATATAAATACATGTGTGGGATCAATTCCAAGACATCGTATCAAACGGTAccaattttttgttttgttttaagaAGTAGGAATCATTCAAAATCCGACTCAAGGTCCATGATGTTGTCCTTTCGGCAAGTTTCTTGGATTAATATATTTATGTGTTAAGTTGTGTCCAAAATCGTGTATTATCGAGCCGTGAACGTTGGATGATTTGATTTTCTTGGCTTGTACAAATGAATGAAGTCTCTTGCATTATTGTTTGTGGTATTCTGAACCAGTTGATATGCATGCTTAGTATTATATGCTTTATAGATTGATCCCCAACAATCCTCTCTGAGAAGAGAATGTGATTTGCATGATTTTTCATTCATTTTGGTTCTCTTAAGTTAAGAAAGCAAGAAACACTGGCTAAATATGAACATTTGTACACTGCAAGTTCCTTATATCTTGCTAGTTATTGGGTTCTCGCTGTCCTTCAGCTATATAACCAAATATTCATATTGTACAACAGACAGTTTCTCTAAAGATGAGAAACAATGTTATATGGTTTCACGATTCGACTGGTTATCATGCTAGCTAGAATGACTTAATAGTTTGTCACTAACCCATAATCTTGCAGAGTTTTTGGGTTGTGAGTTGTGATGTAACAGAAACTTTGATCTGTCTTGCTTACGCTGCTGAATCATTAGTTTTTTTCGCACGCTACATAATTTCCAGCAATTATTTCATGAATGCATTGTTGATATATGTGGTGGTTCATGCTCATATCAAGATGGCATGCAGAGGATTCTTTGTAAATGAATTGACAAGTTAAAATAAGACTGCTTTTAGTGTCAAAACAACATAAAAAGTAGGTTAAGATGAGCATCGAATATAAAGACTAGGGGAAAATTTTCCATTGAGTTCAATTTTGTATTTTTAGCATATGATGTAATAGCTTCATCATTCTCAACGGTCTCCATTACACTTGCATTTATTTGGTATATCAAAGGTTCCCAATCTAATACGCTACACTTTTCTCCTCTTGTACAATTACAAAATCATCCTTCCACTGTTCACAACTTCTTGTTAACATCGAATGGATATTACATTGTGTTGCATCATGGAATTGAAAATCTCAGTTGTTAGTGGAAGTAAGCCTTATGGGCTATGGCCAATATGAATTTGGAGGCTGAAGTAAATTTATGCCTAAATGTATGCAACATCAAaggctgttttttttttttttgttatactGCAATTTTAAGGGGCTTTAGTGCTGTGATTTGATGAAGAACTCAAGTCAAGCATATGCATATCTGAAAAAGGCTTTAAAAATGCGGAACAGAGATTACATGACATTCTGATAAGAAAATTTGGGTGCATGAACATTTTGTTATTGCAAAATATCTTCATCACCACTGCTCGACTGGAACAACTTCCTAGACTGCTTGAAAAAGGGTAGAAAAGTAGGCAAGAGAAACCAAGAAAGCAGCACTATAAAGGCTCCACTCTTTTCTTGCACATACTGATAAACTAGAAATGGAGCATCAATGGTGCTACTTTCCATAGACTCGAGGGTGGGGTAGAACTACCTAGTAATACTAACAGCAGGAtttgaagattttgattgcaCCCTTTGGTTTTCCAACTATTTTGTCATCTTGGTGGTGAGTTTCTTATCATGGCTAAAGTCGAGTAAAATGGTGCTCTTGCATTTGGGGCATCGGGGATCCTCCTCTGTTAGCATAACATACATGAGGCACCTCGGGCACCCTGCCAGCATCATTGAAGTGGCTTCTGGGCTGGTGGAGTATTGGAGGCCCTCATCTTGCTGGTTAGTCTCCAACGACGACACACATGAGCGAGTTGGGGATGTCGGCGATGATTGGCTTGGGGATTCAACTCGAGGATTGCTCACTTTCGGTGGTGACAAATTTAGCTTCAGATCGAGTTTTGGTTCCTTCCTTTGACTCATAGCTGCCAAGATTGTTAATCGGCAAGTGACCCtttttcttctctttgaaaTAGTAATATTTCAGCTGCACAAATTACAACAACAAAAGAAATCAAGAGAGTTGTGAGAAAATGATATCGTGATTTCAAGAATGTTGCAAGTTACAATCATTATGTTCACCTTCTCTCAGCCTGAGGGAATGAATAGGATTGGCTCTTATTTTTTATATGATATCAGATGAAGGCTGTAAATGCACCTCCCACATGAACTTGCTGAAATATATGTCTTAATGTGTTGGTTTTGGATATCAAAGAATCATTATacacacatgtatatatatacatacacgcgCACACGCACACGCACGCTCACACAAGAGGGTTGAAGAGGACAGATGAGATTGCTTTGAAGTGAAAATAATTATGATGAGTGGTGGAAGGTGTAGAAAAAGTAGTTGTTTAAAGGAAGGTGTCTGTTGAATATGAGATGCATTGAATGGAGTTGAATCGAATTGGATGAAGGATGGGTAAATTGGGTATATTccttttgttattttaaattaaattggcTAAACTTAGCTCTGCAAAATCTGTATATGTGGTTAATAAAAACACCCCTATTTGTTTTCTAAATTGATAGTTGAACTCTCTTGTAATAATAGTTTTTTGTCACGCATTAATTTATACTGGTCTCATGTTGCACGTGGTGTGTGATTATacaatcttttttttaaaaaaaaaaactttggaTTTTGGTCTTTTTTTCTGTCAATAGATTTATTAGTTGTTAATTTCTCATATTGGGC
Coding sequences within it:
- the LOC140822449 gene encoding ubiquitin-conjugating enzyme E2 variant 1D-like; this encodes MTFCSGGSSVVVPRNFRLLEELERGEKGIGDGTVSYGMDDGDDIYMRSWTGTIIGPHNSVHEGRIYQLKLFCDKDYPEKPPSVRFHSQINMACVNHDSGVVEPKKFGLLANWQREYTMEDILTQLKKEMAAPHNRKLVQPPEGTYF